From the genome of Luteibacter rhizovicinus DSM 16549:
GCAGCGACGTGATCAACAAGCCAGACAGTCCGATGAGGCCGACACTGAAAATCAGCACAGCCATCAGGACCTCGATCAGGGACAGGCCTCTGACATGTCTCGCCGAAGCCATAGGATCCCTTCAGTGCGTGAGCGCGCTTCAGGTATAGGCCAGCGACTTCGAGGGGGGTACGTCGATTCGGTGGGGGCTAGGTGTTTTCGGCAACTTGTCGCGAATTTCTCAACGTTTTCATGCGCCTTTCTTTCAATATTCACAAATGTGTACACATATATGATCCTCTGGCGGATAGATAGCGTGATATTTCACCGCGCACTATTGAAATGAAAATTCGCCTCGCCCGGTTTACTGGGAGCAGGCGTCACCGGTCCGGCCCGTCAGGCAGGACGGCACGTTCTCATCCCCCTCAGCATGCACAAGGAGCTCCTCCATGTTCCGTTCCCTTATCCGTACCGCCCTGTTCGCCGCCATCGCCGTCAGCCCGGCCGCTTTCGCCGCCGAAAAACCCACCATCGTCCTGGTCCATGGCGCCTTCGCCGATTCGTCCAGTTGGAACGGCGTGATCGGTCAGCTCCATAAGGACGGCTACACCGTCGTCGCGGCGCCCAACGAATTGCGTAGCGTGAAGACGGATGCCGCCGAGGTGGCCAATCTGGTCGGCAGCATCAAGACGCCGGTCGTCCTCGTCGGTCACTCCTATGGCGGTTCGGTGATCAGTGAAGCCGCCGAGGGCCATGACAACGTCAAGGCCCTCGTTTACGTCTCGGCGTTCTCGCCGGAGGCCGGCGAAACCGCGGCGGGCTTGTCCGGCAAATTCCCGGGCAGCACGCTGGGCCCGACGCTCGCGCCGCCCGTGCCGTTGTCGACGGGTGGTAACGATCTCTACATCCAGCAGGACAAGTTCCCCGCGCAGTTCGCTGCCGACGTACCCGCCAAGGACGCCGCACTGATGGCCGCCGGCCAGCGCCCGATCACCGACATCGCGCTGAACGAAGCGGAGACCACGCCGGCCTGGACGCATGTGCCGTCGTGGCACATCTACGGCGACGCCGACAAGAACATCCCGCCGAAGGCGATGGCCTGGATGGCCGACCGCGCGAAGTCGAAGAAGACCGTCGTGGTGAAGGGCGCGTCGCACGTCGTGATGGTGTCGCACCCGGCGGAAGTCGCGAAGCTGATCGAAGCCGCCGCCAAGGGCGAGTAACCGACGACCTCAGTGACGACGCGCCTTGTCATCGGGCGCGTCGTAGCTGACGCTCTTGAAACCCTCGAGATCGCGCAGCGTATCGGCAAGGACGGCGAGCTGGTCCTTGCGGACAGGCCGCGTAAACAACACGGTGACGACGTCGTCGCCATCCGGTTCCCGCCGAAGAATCGTCTTCGCAAAAGGAAGATGATGTTCAGCGAGCGCCGCCTCGAACACGCTCAACGCACTCGAACCCGTGAGGCGCGCCGTGAGGCGAGGACGACGCTTGGGCTTGCCCGTGAGCCGCCGTTCGAGCGGCTTGAGCAGGGCAAGGATCACCCAGATGATGCCGGTCGCCATGACAGCACCGACGTACATGCCACTACCCGCTGCGAGTCCTACGGAGGCCACGGCCCATAGACTGGCCGCCGTTGTGAGCCCGCGGACGATCTGGTCGCGCTCGACGAACAGGATGGTGCCCGCACCGAGGAATCCGACGCCGGTCACCACCTGCGCGGCGATGCGCGAGGGATCGAGGACGACGTGCGGATTATTCAGCACATCGTTAAAGCCGAACGCCGAGACGATGATGGCAAGCGCTGCGCCGACGGCCACGAGCATGTGCGTGCGCAGGCCGGCCGTCCACTCCAGGCGACCACGATTGATGCCGATCACGCCACTGAGTAGGGCAGCGGTGAGAAGCCGAAGGAGCAAGTCGAGAGGTCCAATCACCCGATCGACTCTAGCGACCCGGCGATAAAGATCTCGTGACCGTGAGTGCGAGAAGCACGATGCCAGCGCCGACGCTGGCGTAACCGAGGGCGAGCAACGCGCCAAATGCCGCACCTTCCCGCGTCATTTCCAGCGCAACCATGCCAAGCAGTGCCACCGTTCCGGCCAGCCGAAGCAGCCGCACGCGTGAATGCGACGGCTTCCCGCCGATCACCTCGACGTGATGACGATTCATCGCGCCGGCAAGGCAAGCGAACGCGACGATAGCGAGCAGCAGGCTCATGCGTTCGCGTCTTCGGGTCGAGTCGTCGCCATGGTCTTGCGTGTCCTCTGCGTGGCGGGCATATGCCTTCCCACGCCCCAGGCGATGGCCAGACACGTCGTGCCCAGGGCCGCCATGACGAGGTCGATCCAGACGAAGTCCGTTCGCACGAAGGCCACGTCGCCCAGCGCGAGTGCGGCGAGCGACACGCCGGCCAGCGCGAACTGGATGATCCAGCCACGGCGCGGCGAGACGAAACACACGTGCAACAAGGCAAGGGCCCAGACGATGAACATCGTATGGATCTCCCACGCCGCGCGTTCGGCCATCGCATGAGGAAGGAGTCGATTGGCCCAGAGGAAGGCAGACATTGCCAACGGCATACCGGCGACGAACGCGACGTTAAGCCGCTCGACAAGGCGAAAGCCAAAGTGCGGTCGTGCCGGATCGGGCAGCTGGGCGCGTCGCTTCACGGTCCACAAGACGAGCCCTGTCGCGACCATAGCCGTGCCGGCGACGCCGAGCAGGAAATAAAGCCAGCGCATTTCCAGCGAAGCGAATCGACCGGCATGCACGCCGATCATCCCGCCACGTGTGAGCACACCGGCGCTCTCCGGGCGAGACCCGGCGATGACGTCGCCGGTGGTTCCGTCCATCTGCACCGTTACCTGGTTGGAACTGACCCGGTCCGCCGCGGCGCGTTCAGCGACGATGCGTGCCGACGCATCGCCTGGGTGTGTGATCTTCAACGTCGCGACGTGGCCACCGTCCCAGAGCTTTCCCGCCGTGTCCAACGCGACACGCAGATCGATCAACGGCGTCGCGGTCCCCGTAGCGGCCGGCGTCGTGTAGGTGGGAATGATCTCCGCGAACAGCGCATTGCGACTGCCGTTCGAACCGTTGGCACCCCACGGCATGTACAACGTCATGAGGGTGACGAGGCCGGTGTAGGTGATCATCAGGTGGAAGGGTAGCGCCAGCACGGCGAGCGCGTTGTGGCCATCCAGCCAGCTGCGCTGTCCCTTGCGCGGGCGAAAGGTGAAAAAGTCGGCGAAGATCTTCTTGTGCGTGATCACGCCGCTGACGATGGCGATGAGCATCGCCATCGCGCAGAGGCCGGCGAGCCAGCGTCCCCAGAGGATCGGCATGTAGTGCATGTCGAAATGCAGGCGGTAAAAGAAGTCGCCACCTTCCGTGGCGCGGACGTCGGCCGGGTCGCCATGGGCGTCGAGGACGACCGGCGTTCGTACCGCGTTACGCGGCGTAGCCTTGTCGCGGAACGTTACTGAAACCCCCGCGGCGCGCGCATCGGGTAGCGCGATGGTCCACTCCGCCGCAGCTGCCGCGTGTGCCTGCAGGTAACGTTGTGCGTTGGCGACATCCACCTCGGCCGACTGGTGGCTGCCGATCTCGGGCTGCGCCCATCGCGTGATCTCTTCGCGCCAGAAACTCACCGTACCGGCGAGAAACATCGCGTACAGCACCCAGCCGACGATGAGGCCCGACCACGTGTGCAAGGCGGCTTGTGCCTGGCGGAAACCCACGCTCACGTCAGCGCGATGCCGAGTGCGGCGATCGCGGAAAGAGCGGTCATGGCCAGCGCGGTGCGGCCGACGCGTTTTGCGCCGAAGACCCAGACGAAGCAGCCGGCATAGAGCAGGAACGAGAGCATCGTCGCCGTGAAACCGGCACCGGGACGGTCGCCGGGAATCAGGCGACCGAGGAGAAAGGTCCACAGGGAAACCGTGACATAGCCGCCGACGATGGCGAGAGCGATGCGAGCGATCGTGGCGCCATGGCCACGACGAGGTACGGGTGGGGAGGTGCCCCTCATGACGATCCTGGAGACGGGGAACGGGGCGTCTCGTCGGAGATGAAGCAAGGCGGCCCGGCCGTTAAATGAGAATGAATCGCATCCTAGGGTTGGGCCGCTGGTTCGTCAAGGAAGAGCTTCGCCGATGAATCGGCTCCCACACGTTCTTATTTGCGGTTATCGCGCGGGATGAAGCCGGGGAGGCCGGTGTGGACGACATCGTTGAGGCGGAGGTCGTTGAGGGTGATGCCTTCGCGGATCTCCTGGAGCGCTTCGGGAGGTAAGGGTGAGATCTCGAAGTTCTCGCGTATGTGAGCGGGGTTGGTCGAGGTGGTGAGGAAGGCGGTGCCGCGCTGGACGGCCCAGGCGAGCGCGACGTGCGCCGGCGTTTCGCCGATGCGCGCGGCGATCGTCTTCAACACCGGGTCATCGGGCACGCGCGGCTCCATGCCATGGCCGAGCGGCGCGAAGGCGAGCAGCACGACACCGTTCGCCTTGCAGAACTCGAGCAACTCCCACTCGGGAAGATACGGATGCGATTCCACCTGCACGATCGCCGGCTTGATGCGTGCGTTGGCGACGATCTCCTTCACCGCCTCGAGCTTCACGTCGGACAGACCGATGACCTTCGCCAGCCCCTCGTCGACGAGGCTTTCCATCGCACGCCAGGTATCGAGCAGGGTGATGCCCTTGTCGTAGAGCGGACCGCCATCGGCACCCTTCGGATACTGATCGTCACCGGGGGCGAAGGCGAATGGCGTGTGGATCAGGTACGCGTCGGCATAGTCGATCCGCAAGCGACGCAGGCTCGCCTCGAGCGCAGGCTTGACGCGCTCCGGTCGATGATTGTTGTTCCACAGCTTCGTCGTTACGAAAAGGTCTTCGCGGCGAACGACGCCGTTGTCGATCGCCTCCTTGATCACATCGCCGACGACGTCTTCGTTGCGATAAGCCTCGGCGGCATCGAGGTGGAGAAAGCCTACCTCCAGTGCCTTCTTGATGGCGGCCCGTCCCTTCTCGCGGTCGGGAATCAGGGTGCCGAAACCGACGGCAGGGATAGCCCCCGTGCCATGGGCGAGGGGAATGCGTGTATGGCGAAACGTATCAAGGGCACTCATGGTTTTCCTCCGTTAGTGGGGCCACCTGCCATCGATCGCTCGTCACGGTACGCCGCTCTGCGCTGGAATGCTTCGTCGGAATGACCGCCAAGTGCGACGGATAGCTGCACGGTGTCCTGGAATTGCGCGGTCTTCGCCTGGATCTGGCCGATCAGCGCGCGCTGGTAAGAACGTTCGGCGTCGATCACCTGCAAGACGCCGGTCTCGCCGGCCTTGTAGCCTTCACGATTCAAGGCGAGGCTGAGTGCGGCGGAGGTGAGCGCACGATCTTGCGCAGCGACTTCCTCGCTATCGTGGTTGATCGCCTGCAGCACATCGGCCACCTGACCGAGCGAGGACACGACGGTCTGCTGGTAGGTCGCGAGCGCGGCTTTGTAACCATCCACCGCACCGCGCTGGTTCGCCTTGAGCGTGCCGCCGTTGAAGATCGGCGCGGTCAGGCCGGCCGCGAGACCCCACAACGTGCCGAGGCCGGGCGCTGGTCCGACCCGCGTGAGCGATCCGGAGAGACTCAGATGCGGGTACAGATCGGAGGTCGCGACGCCAATCGCGGCGCTCGCGGCATGGAGCTGCGATTCCGCCTCGAGAATGTCGGGGCGATCGTGCGCGAGGTCCGAGGGCAGCGTGACCGGTAGCTGCGCGGGAAGCGCGAAGTCGGCGAGATCGAAGTCCGGCGGTACCCAGTCGGCCGGACCCTTGCCGGCCAGGACGGACAGCGCATGGGCGGCGGTGTCACGCTGCTGCGCCAGCGGCGGAAGCAGGGTTTCGTCCTGGGCGAGTTGCGTCGTCGCCGTAGCCACGTCGACCTGGGTGGCGCTGCCGTACCGGTGTGCGGTCTGTACCAGCTCGAGGTTCTTCCGGTCATTGGCGAGCAGGCTCTCGACCGCGGCGATCTGCGCGCGCGCCGAGGCCAGCGTCAGGGCCTGGGTGGCGACATCGCCTGTCACCGTCAGGTAGGCCGCGTCGAAGCGATGCCGCTGCGAATCGGCAAGTGCGGCCTGTTCTTCGATGCGGCGGCGTGTGCCGCCGAACAGATCGAGGTCGAAGCTCACCCGTGGGCCCACGGCGTAGAAGTTGGAGGTAGCGAAGCCCGTGGCGCCAGCACCACGCTGGCGTCCGCCTTGCGCCGCGAGATCGACCTGCGGGCTCAACGCGCCGCGGACCGAGGTCACGGCCTCGTTGGCCTGCGCGATCGTCGCATCGGCCGCCTCCAGGCCGAGGTTGCCTTCGATCACCTTGCGCATGACCTGATCGAGTTTCGGTGAACCCAGCGATGACCACCAGTCACCATCGATCCGCTTGTCGAAATCGATGTGCTGCGCCGTGTTGCCGGCGAGCGCCTGCTCGGCCTTCACGTCGTAATGCGTCGACGCAGGTGCCGCAGGCTTTTCGAAATCGGGCCCGACCATGCAGCCGGCGAGCAGCGCGAAGGTAGTGGTGGCAAGTGCCGTTTTGACGAGTTTCATGGTCGACTCCGGAAGTCAGTTGACCGGGCGCGGTGGACGAAGGAAGAGAACGAGGGGGCTCACGATGAGCATCGCGATCATCAGCAGCTTGAACTGGCCGATCACGGCGACCATCGCTGCCTGACCGGTCACGAGCTCGTTGATCTGTGCGAGGTGCGCGCCAGCGAGCGCGCCGGTCGCGTGGGCGACGGGACCGTAAGGCCGCACGTGTTTCGCCAGCGCGAGGTGCACGGCCTGCGTGTTGTTGTAGAAGTAGACCTGCACGATCGCGATGCCGATCGTGCTTCCGTAGAGGCGCGCGAGGTTGAAGAACGCCGTGCCTTGCGAACGCAGCGCGGGGCTGAGCGTGCTGAAGGCAGCGCGAGTGAGTGCCGGCATGAGGATGCCGAGGCCGCCGCCCTGCAAGGCACCGGCGATGATCACCGGCCAGCGATCCATCAAGGGCGAGTAGCCGAGCATGTGCCAGTTGCCGTACACCACCAGCGCCATGCCGGCGACGATGACCCAGCGGTTGCCGATCGCCTTCGGCAGGCGCCAGGTGAGGATCAAGGCACCGATCAGCGCGGCTCCGCGAGGAATCGCCAGATAGCCGGCCGTATCGGCGGGATAGCCCATCAGCTCTTCGAGCATCGGCGAGGTCAGCGCGAGGGTCGGCAGCAGCACGAAGCCGAACACGAAGTACATGGCGGCGGAGACGGTGAAGTTACGGTCCTTGAACATGGCGCGGTTGAGGAAGTGCTCCTCCCGGGTCATGACGTGCACGACGTAGAGGTAGAAGCCGACGACCGACGCGATCGCCTCTGCCCAGATTTCGGGCGAACAGAACCACTCCAGACGCTCGCCACGGTCCAGGAACATCTGCAGCGCCGCGATCCCTACACTGAAAGTGACGAAACCGAAGACGTCGAAACGCGCGCTGCTCGCGGCTTTCTTCTCGCGAAGGAACAAACCCATCGCGACGAAAACCATCACGGCCGCGGGGAGGCTCACATAGAAGATCGTGTGCCAGCCATGGAACTCGCTCAGGTAGCCACCGATCGCCGGGCCACTGAGGATGCCGAGCAAGGCGGTCACCGCCCAGACGATGCCGATGCGGCCATGACGCAGCGGCGGCAGCTCGTCGAGCAGGATCGCCATCGACAAGGGCGCCAGCATGGCGCTGGCCGCACCCTGGAAGAGGCGTGCAGCGACGAACTGCAGCGGCGTCGTGGCAAGAGTTACCACCACGAGGGCGAGCGCGAACAGCGCCATCGAGGTCTGGAACATCACTTTCCTGCCGAACCGACCGGCCAGCCAGTGCGTCGTCGGCATGACGATCGCGCTTGCCGCGATGTAGGACGAGAAAATCCAGCCCACCTCGTCATCCGACATGGATAGCCCACCCTGGATGTGCAGCAGCGCCGCATTCGGGATGGAGATATTCACCGCCGACATATAGGTCGCCATCAGGCCCGCACCGATGAGGACGCGATGCGCGCCTGGCGTGCTGTGGGGTGCAACGCCGGTGTTCACGGCGCGACGCCTGCCGCTGCCGATGTCGTGGTCGCTTCGCTGCGCGTGTCCACCTGCGCGGTCACGCTGATACCGGAGTAGAGCGGCCACTTCGGATCGACCGCGTCGAGTTCCAGGCGCACCGGCAGGCGCTGCACCACCTTGACCCAGTTGCCGGTGGCGTTTTCGGGGGGCAGCACGGCGAACTCGGAACCCGTGCCCGGGCTCATGCTGATCACGTGCGCCTTGAAACGCTGGCCCGGATACGCGTCGACTTCGATGGTGGCGGTCTGACCGGTGCGCATGTGCGTCAGTCCGGTTTCGCGGAAGTTGGCTTCGATCCAGACATCCCGAGTCGACATCATCGAAAAGACGGTCGTGCCGCCGCTGACGAAGTCGCCCACCTGCAGGTCGTCCACGCGGGTAACGATGCCGTCGTCCGGAGCGACGACGTCGGCGTAAGAGAGGTCGAGCTTCGCCCGGTCGAGCTGTGCCCTGGCTTCGAGCACGGTCGGGTGCTGGTTGACGTCGATATCCGGATCGCCGTTGAGGCTGGCGATCGTGTTGGACACCGCCTGCTGCGCCGAGGCGATGTGCTGCCTTGCCACCCTGACATCGGTGTCCGCCCGCTCGAAGGACGCGCGCGAGGCGAAGTCGGAGGCGAGCAGAGCCTTCTTGCGCTCGAATTCCTTGCCGTCGAAGTCCGCGGAGTCCCTGGCGGACTGCACCTCGGCCAGCTGCTGGCGATACGTGGCCTTGAGCGCCTCGATCTGGAGCCGCGCCGTGCCAAGACGGGCTTCGGCCTGTTCGACCGCGATCCGGTAGGGCTGCGGGTCGACGCGGAACAGCAGCTGTCCTTTGCGGACGCGCTGGTTGTCGTGCACGGCGATATCGACCACCTGGCCGGAGACCCGGGCGTTGATCGAGTCCTTCGCCGCACGGACGAAAGCGTCGTCGGTCTCGACATCGCCATGGCCGCTAAGGAACCGGGCGCCACCCACCCCGATCATCAGGAGGGGGAGCGCAGCCATCAGGGGCCAGCGCAGCCGGCTGGCCAGGCTGGGACGTGTCGGGTTCGCCTGGCCCGCCGGGCCCGGGCCGCCTGGGACGTTGTCGGGGTTGTTGCTGTTCATAAGATGCAAATACCGGTGAGACCAGGGGAATTGAATTTTGTACCGTTTCGTATAATATGTTTGGGCAGACCCGACTTCAAGGGTTTTTATGCATGGCGGTACAAAAATGGAAACGAACGAGAAACGCCCGCGCGGCCGGCCCCGGGCCTATGAGCCTGACGTCGCCCTGCGCCGCGCCGCGGATGCTTTCTGGAAAACCGGCTATGCCGGCACCTCCCTGGACGACCTTTCGGCGGCAACCGGCATGAACCGGCCGAGCCTTCGCGCCGCCTTTGGCGACAAGCACACGATCTACATCCGGGCGCTCGAGGATTACTGGGGGCTCAAGTTCGCGACGATGGGCGTCGCACTGTCGAGTGCTGGCGCCCTCCCCGAGGTGCTCATGCGGGTGTACGACGCGGCGCTGGACATCTACTTCTCTGGTGACGAGCACGTGCGCGGCTGCTTCGTCGTCGGTACGGCGATCACCGAGGCACTCGGCGATCCGGAGATTCAGGACATCGTCACCCGTGGCTTTCGCAAGCTCGACGCCGACTTCGAAACGCGGCTGCGTGAGGCGCGTGATGCCGGTGAGTTGAAGAAGGATGCGGACGTGGAGGCGCTCGCCATGCTGGTCTCCGCGACCATGCACACGATCGCCATGCGCGCCCGCGCGGGTGCTCCGCGTGACGAGTTGAGGAAGCTCGCGGTAAAGGCCGTCGGCGTCATCTGCGGATGAATACCGGCCTGCCCGATGTCATCGCCGGGCGGTTATCCGTTTTGTTCTGCGGGATCAACCCCGGGTTGGCGGCCGCTGCGTCGGGGCATCACTTCGAAGGGCGCGGGAACCGGTTCTGGCGGGTGATCTACCTGGCCGGCTTCACCGCGGAGGAGCTCCGGCCGCAGGACGCCCGGC
Proteins encoded in this window:
- a CDS encoding alpha/beta fold hydrolase, with translation MFRSLIRTALFAAIAVSPAAFAAEKPTIVLVHGAFADSSSWNGVIGQLHKDGYTVVAAPNELRSVKTDAAEVANLVGSIKTPVVLVGHSYGGSVISEAAEGHDNVKALVYVSAFSPEAGETAAGLSGKFPGSTLGPTLAPPVPLSTGGNDLYIQQDKFPAQFAADVPAKDAALMAAGQRPITDIALNEAETTPAWTHVPSWHIYGDADKNIPPKAMAWMADRAKSKKTVVVKGASHVVMVSHPAEVAKLIEAAAKGE
- a CDS encoding TetR/AcrR family transcriptional regulator gives rise to the protein METNEKRPRGRPRAYEPDVALRRAADAFWKTGYAGTSLDDLSAATGMNRPSLRAAFGDKHTIYIRALEDYWGLKFATMGVALSSAGALPEVLMRVYDAALDIYFSGDEHVRGCFVVGTAITEALGDPEIQDIVTRGFRKLDADFETRLREARDAGELKKDADVEALAMLVSATMHTIAMRARAGAPRDELRKLAVKAVGVICG
- a CDS encoding PepSY-associated TM helix domain-containing protein, with product MSVGFRQAQAALHTWSGLIVGWVLYAMFLAGTVSFWREEITRWAQPEIGSHQSAEVDVANAQRYLQAHAAAAAEWTIALPDARAAGVSVTFRDKATPRNAVRTPVVLDAHGDPADVRATEGGDFFYRLHFDMHYMPILWGRWLAGLCAMAMLIAIVSGVITHKKIFADFFTFRPRKGQRSWLDGHNALAVLALPFHLMITYTGLVTLMTLYMPWGANGSNGSRNALFAEIIPTYTTPAATGTATPLIDLRVALDTAGKLWDGGHVATLKITHPGDASARIVAERAAADRVSSNQVTVQMDGTTGDVIAGSRPESAGVLTRGGMIGVHAGRFASLEMRWLYFLLGVAGTAMVATGLVLWTVKRRAQLPDPARPHFGFRLVERLNVAFVAGMPLAMSAFLWANRLLPHAMAERAAWEIHTMFIVWALALLHVCFVSPRRGWIIQFALAGVSLAALALGDVAFVRTDFVWIDLVMAALGTTCLAIAWGVGRHMPATQRTRKTMATTRPEDANA
- a CDS encoding DUF3325 domain-containing protein, whose protein sequence is MSLLLAIVAFACLAGAMNRHHVEVIGGKPSHSRVRLLRLAGTVALLGMVALEMTREGAAFGALLALGYASVGAGIVLLALTVTRSLSPGR
- a CDS encoding MgtC/SapB family protein — its product is MLLRLLTAALLSGVIGINRGRLEWTAGLRTHMLVAVGAALAIIVSAFGFNDVLNNPHVVLDPSRIAAQVVTGVGFLGAGTILFVERDQIVRGLTTAASLWAVASVGLAAGSGMYVGAVMATGIIWVILALLKPLERRLTGKPKRRPRLTARLTGSSALSVFEAALAEHHLPFAKTILRREPDGDDVVTVLFTRPVRKDQLAVLADTLRDLEGFKSVSYDAPDDKARRH
- a CDS encoding aldo/keto reductase, whose protein sequence is MSALDTFRHTRIPLAHGTGAIPAVGFGTLIPDREKGRAAIKKALEVGFLHLDAAEAYRNEDVVGDVIKEAIDNGVVRREDLFVTTKLWNNNHRPERVKPALEASLRRLRIDYADAYLIHTPFAFAPGDDQYPKGADGGPLYDKGITLLDTWRAMESLVDEGLAKVIGLSDVKLEAVKEIVANARIKPAIVQVESHPYLPEWELLEFCKANGVVLLAFAPLGHGMEPRVPDDPVLKTIAARIGETPAHVALAWAVQRGTAFLTTSTNPAHIRENFEISPLPPEALQEIREGITLNDLRLNDVVHTGLPGFIPRDNRK
- a CDS encoding efflux transporter outer membrane subunit; its protein translation is MKLVKTALATTTFALLAGCMVGPDFEKPAAPASTHYDVKAEQALAGNTAQHIDFDKRIDGDWWSSLGSPKLDQVMRKVIEGNLGLEAADATIAQANEAVTSVRGALSPQVDLAAQGGRQRGAGATGFATSNFYAVGPRVSFDLDLFGGTRRRIEEQAALADSQRHRFDAAYLTVTGDVATQALTLASARAQIAAVESLLANDRKNLELVQTAHRYGSATQVDVATATTQLAQDETLLPPLAQQRDTAAHALSVLAGKGPADWVPPDFDLADFALPAQLPVTLPSDLAHDRPDILEAESQLHAASAAIGVATSDLYPHLSLSGSLTRVGPAPGLGTLWGLAAGLTAPIFNGGTLKANQRGAVDGYKAALATYQQTVVSSLGQVADVLQAINHDSEEVAAQDRALTSAALSLALNREGYKAGETGVLQVIDAERSYQRALIGQIQAKTAQFQDTVQLSVALGGHSDEAFQRRAAYRDERSMAGGPTNGGKP
- a CDS encoding HlyD family secretion protein; the protein is MNSNNPDNVPGGPGPAGQANPTRPSLASRLRWPLMAALPLLMIGVGGARFLSGHGDVETDDAFVRAAKDSINARVSGQVVDIAVHDNQRVRKGQLLFRVDPQPYRIAVEQAEARLGTARLQIEALKATYRQQLAEVQSARDSADFDGKEFERKKALLASDFASRASFERADTDVRVARQHIASAQQAVSNTIASLNGDPDIDVNQHPTVLEARAQLDRAKLDLSYADVVAPDDGIVTRVDDLQVGDFVSGGTTVFSMMSTRDVWIEANFRETGLTHMRTGQTATIEVDAYPGQRFKAHVISMSPGTGSEFAVLPPENATGNWVKVVQRLPVRLELDAVDPKWPLYSGISVTAQVDTRSEATTTSAAAGVAP
- a CDS encoding DHA2 family efflux MFS transporter permease subunit, producing MNTGVAPHSTPGAHRVLIGAGLMATYMSAVNISIPNAALLHIQGGLSMSDDEVGWIFSSYIAASAIVMPTTHWLAGRFGRKVMFQTSMALFALALVVVTLATTPLQFVAARLFQGAASAMLAPLSMAILLDELPPLRHGRIGIVWAVTALLGILSGPAIGGYLSEFHGWHTIFYVSLPAAVMVFVAMGLFLREKKAASSARFDVFGFVTFSVGIAALQMFLDRGERLEWFCSPEIWAEAIASVVGFYLYVVHVMTREEHFLNRAMFKDRNFTVSAAMYFVFGFVLLPTLALTSPMLEELMGYPADTAGYLAIPRGAALIGALILTWRLPKAIGNRWVIVAGMALVVYGNWHMLGYSPLMDRWPVIIAGALQGGGLGILMPALTRAAFSTLSPALRSQGTAFFNLARLYGSTIGIAIVQVYFYNNTQAVHLALAKHVRPYGPVAHATGALAGAHLAQINELVTGQAAMVAVIGQFKLLMIAMLIVSPLVLFLRPPRPVN